A part of Desulfovibrio sp. Fe33 genomic DNA contains:
- a CDS encoding cytochrome c family protein → MLKRSVLIKGCCALSLAAFVVLAAMTDAGRANSGRYVGSEACSECHDQEYGNFKKFAKKARSGESVRMMMDDLTKEELQECYGCHMTGVGRPGGFVDFEKTPGMAEAGCEVCHGPGYDHVESGGDRDLIKYDLSLDDCQVCHNPERVDAFDFKPLLHGGAH, encoded by the coding sequence ATGCTTAAGAGATCTGTTTTGATCAAAGGCTGCTGCGCGTTGTCGCTGGCAGCCTTTGTCGTATTGGCGGCCATGACCGATGCGGGGCGGGCAAACTCGGGTCGGTACGTGGGGTCGGAGGCTTGTAGTGAGTGTCACGACCAGGAGTATGGGAACTTCAAGAAATTCGCCAAGAAGGCGCGTTCCGGGGAGTCCGTCAGGATGATGATGGACGATTTGACCAAGGAGGAGCTTCAGGAGTGTTATGGCTGCCATATGACCGGTGTCGGCCGGCCGGGCGGCTTTGTCGATTTCGAGAAGACCCCGGGCATGGCCGAGGCCGGGTGCGAAGTTTGTCACGGCCCGGGCTACGATCACGTTGAGTCCGGGGGCGACCGGGACCTCATCAAGTACGACCTGAGCCTCGACGACTGCCAGGTCTGTCACAATCCGGAACGGGTCGACGCGTTTGACTTCAAGCCGCTGTTGCACGGCGGGGCGCACTAG
- a CDS encoding methyl-accepting chemotaxis protein — MDNFITRSLGVKLIVLSSLLTILAFAGLFAYSSISTKDHTLKEVALAAERVADMLYIAIEDPMSKGDNDGTEIKFLQMAERYPDIKVYLTDYKGEITYSTESGSIREKIFDARSEAGVPEMVAKGLEEKIAEGDLKEIDGKRHFVEVKSIENNPFCYHCHGRSREILGAMVVAVDVSPQYGALRENQIRSAGISVIGVLALLAALIVFMRRAVVNKITSIASTAEDVAHGNLDARFEVAGTDELGSLSRYLSSMVNRIKDQLQYNQSVLGGIVVPLFVTDADQTLQFVNPPLQAILDLTEDELKGRRVQDVFACESEDGSTCNAGEVIALGEPLQGRFLFTRSDGTVFPLLFEASPLKDAEGQTVGVICVLIDLTREEADKKNIESQRQELLVVANEVTQVANKLNEASNILSSRMDELANGVDTSANQTGQVATAMEEMNATVLEVARNAAETAEASDQANKVAASGGVVVGKTVEEINSVADITEKLAEALASLSSRAENIGQVMAVINDIADQTNLLALNAAIEAARAGDAGRGFAVVADEVRKLAEKTMDATKEVEGAISLIQQSTSNAVKEMDAVKQRVVNTSGMAQEAGGVLDEIVRHSDSIAEMVNGIATAAEQQSATSDEINNRVTQINKLSQEVLSGIRESNQGIQEVSELAGELAGLVAKFRK, encoded by the coding sequence ATGGATAATTTCATCACCCGCTCCCTGGGAGTCAAGCTCATCGTCCTGTCCTCTCTGTTGACCATCCTGGCCTTTGCCGGGTTGTTCGCCTACAGCTCCATCTCAACCAAAGATCACACGTTGAAGGAAGTGGCCCTGGCCGCAGAGAGGGTGGCGGACATGCTCTACATTGCCATCGAAGACCCCATGTCCAAGGGGGACAACGACGGCACCGAAATCAAATTCCTTCAGATGGCCGAGCGGTACCCGGACATCAAGGTCTACCTGACCGACTACAAGGGCGAGATCACCTATTCCACCGAGTCCGGCTCCATACGGGAAAAGATATTCGACGCGCGATCCGAGGCCGGAGTGCCCGAGATGGTGGCCAAAGGGCTTGAGGAAAAAATAGCCGAGGGAGACCTGAAGGAAATCGACGGCAAACGGCATTTCGTCGAGGTCAAATCCATCGAGAACAATCCGTTTTGCTATCATTGCCACGGCAGGAGCCGGGAAATTCTCGGCGCAATGGTCGTGGCCGTTGACGTGAGCCCGCAGTACGGTGCGCTGAGGGAAAACCAGATACGGTCGGCGGGCATATCCGTGATCGGCGTCCTGGCTCTTCTGGCCGCGCTGATCGTGTTCATGCGCCGGGCCGTCGTCAATAAGATCACCTCCATCGCCTCCACGGCCGAGGATGTGGCTCACGGCAACCTGGACGCCCGTTTCGAGGTGGCCGGGACCGATGAGCTGGGGTCCCTGTCCCGTTATCTCAGCTCCATGGTCAATCGGATCAAGGATCAGCTTCAGTACAACCAGTCCGTGCTCGGGGGCATAGTGGTCCCGCTTTTCGTGACCGATGCCGACCAGACCTTGCAATTCGTCAACCCGCCGTTGCAGGCTATCCTCGATTTGACCGAGGACGAGCTCAAGGGACGTCGGGTGCAGGACGTGTTCGCCTGTGAATCCGAGGACGGGTCCACCTGCAACGCGGGCGAGGTTATCGCGCTGGGCGAGCCGCTCCAGGGGCGGTTCCTGTTCACGCGCAGCGACGGCACCGTGTTCCCGCTTCTGTTCGAGGCGTCTCCGCTCAAGGATGCCGAGGGCCAGACCGTCGGCGTCATATGCGTGCTCATCGATTTGACGCGCGAGGAAGCGGACAAGAAGAACATCGAATCCCAGCGGCAGGAACTCCTTGTGGTGGCCAACGAAGTCACCCAGGTGGCCAACAAGCTCAACGAGGCGTCCAATATCCTCTCTTCGCGGATGGACGAACTCGCAAACGGCGTCGACACCTCCGCGAACCAGACCGGCCAGGTGGCCACGGCCATGGAGGAGATGAACGCGACGGTGCTTGAAGTGGCCAGGAACGCGGCCGAGACCGCCGAGGCCTCTGACCAGGCCAACAAGGTGGCTGCCTCGGGCGGCGTGGTGGTGGGCAAGACCGTGGAGGAGATCAACTCCGTGGCTGACATCACCGAAAAGCTGGCGGAGGCGCTGGCCTCGCTGTCCAGCCGGGCCGAGAACATCGGGCAGGTCATGGCCGTCATCAACGACATCGCGGACCAGACCAACCTCCTGGCGCTCAACGCGGCCATCGAGGCGGCCCGGGCGGGCGACGCCGGGCGCGGTTTCGCCGTGGTCGCGGACGAAGTGCGCAAGCTGGCCGAAAAGACCATGGATGCCACCAAGGAGGTGGAGGGCGCGATTTCCCTGATTCAGCAGTCCACATCGAATGCGGTCAAGGAAATGGATGCCGTCAAGCAGCGCGTGGTCAACACCTCCGGCATGGCCCAGGAGGCGGGCGGCGTACTCGACGAAATCGTCCGCCACTCCGACTCCATCGCGGAGATGGTCAACGGCATCGCCACTGCGGCAGAGCAGCAGTCAGCGACTTCGGACGAGATCAATAATCGGGTGACCCAGATCAACAAGCTGTCCCAGGAAGTCCTGTCCGGGATCCGCGAGTCCAATCAGGGCATTCAGGAGGTCTCGGAACTGGCCGGGGAGCTTGCCGGACTGGTCGCCAAGTTCAGGAAATAG
- a CDS encoding Fur family transcriptional regulator: MAQEMGFRLSKQRKVILEELRKVKTHPTADEVYDMVRKIIPRISLGTVYRNLEFLATKGLVLKLGAPGEQKRFDGTPEPHPHIRCEVCTAVVDVDCEIDIPTIPDTCTSGYKILNTNVEFVGICPRCQAARQ; this comes from the coding sequence ATGGCTCAAGAAATGGGTTTCAGGCTTTCCAAGCAGCGGAAAGTGATTCTGGAAGAGTTGCGTAAGGTCAAGACGCATCCCACGGCCGACGAGGTCTATGACATGGTGCGCAAGATCATCCCGAGGATCAGTTTGGGCACAGTCTACAGGAATCTGGAGTTTCTGGCGACCAAGGGCCTGGTCCTCAAATTGGGTGCGCCCGGCGAACAGAAGCGGTTTGACGGCACCCCTGAGCCTCATCCTCACATCCGTTGCGAGGTATGCACCGCCGTAGTCGACGTGGACTGCGAAATCGATATCCCTACCATCCCCGACACCTGCACCAGCGGCTACAAAATTTTGAACACCAACGTGGAATTCGTTGGCATCTGCCCCAGGTGCCAGGCCGCCAGACAATAG
- the rbr gene encoding rubrerythrin, producing MSLKGTQTEKNLLYAFIGESQARNKYTYFASVAKKEGYVQISKIFEETAGHEKEHAKRLFKFMEGGTAEITGTFPAGVIGSTLDNLKAAAAGEHEEYSEMYPDFAKVARQEGFNEIAAVMENIAVAERYHEERYKSLINNIETDHVFVKDEEIVWRCQNCGYNHKGSTAPVKCPACDHPQAHFEIKDTNW from the coding sequence ATGTCTCTGAAAGGAACCCAGACCGAAAAGAATTTGTTGTACGCATTCATCGGCGAGTCCCAGGCTCGCAACAAATATACCTACTTCGCCAGCGTAGCCAAAAAAGAAGGGTACGTGCAGATCTCCAAGATTTTCGAGGAGACCGCGGGCCATGAGAAGGAGCACGCCAAAAGGCTTTTCAAGTTCATGGAGGGCGGCACCGCCGAAATCACCGGCACCTTTCCGGCCGGCGTGATCGGCTCAACCCTGGACAACCTGAAGGCGGCCGCCGCCGGTGAGCATGAGGAGTACTCCGAGATGTACCCCGATTTCGCCAAGGTCGCCCGCCAGGAGGGTTTCAACGAGATCGCCGCCGTCATGGAGAACATCGCCGTCGCCGAGCGTTACCATGAGGAGCGGTACAAGTCCCTCATCAACAACATCGAGACCGACCATGTCTTCGTCAAGGACGAGGAGATCGTCTGGCGGTGCCAGAACTGCGGCTACAACCACAAGGGCTCCACCGCTCCCGTGAAGTGCCCGGCCTGCGACCATCCCCAGGCCCATTTCGAAATCAAAGACACCAACTGGTAA
- a CDS encoding desulfoferrodoxin yields MAIKLGEVYKCNICGNIVMAIHEGAGDLVCCGEEMVLMSENTVDAAKEKHVPVIEKDGDKVTVKVGSVAHPMEEKHYIEWIELQVGDVVLTKMLKPGDAPVAEFCICGLSGELKAREYCNLHGLWAATA; encoded by the coding sequence ATGGCTATCAAATTGGGCGAAGTGTACAAGTGTAATATCTGCGGCAATATCGTCATGGCCATTCACGAAGGCGCGGGCGACCTGGTCTGCTGCGGCGAGGAGATGGTGCTGATGTCCGAAAATACCGTTGACGCCGCCAAGGAAAAGCACGTTCCCGTCATCGAAAAGGACGGCGACAAGGTCACCGTTAAGGTCGGTTCCGTGGCGCATCCCATGGAGGAAAAGCACTACATCGAGTGGATCGAGCTCCAGGTGGGCGACGTGGTCCTGACCAAGATGCTCAAGCCCGGCGACGCCCCCGTAGCCGAGTTCTGCATCTGCGGCCTGTCCGGCGAGCTCAAGGCCCGCGAATACTGCAACCTCCACGGCCTGTGGGCCGCTACCGCTTAA